A region of Diceros bicornis minor isolate mBicDic1 chromosome 31, mDicBic1.mat.cur, whole genome shotgun sequence DNA encodes the following proteins:
- the LOC131395643 gene encoding olfactory receptor 5W2-like yields the protein MAVENCTVFTDFMLLGLSDRQEVQQGLFVLFLLVYGLTVIANLGMILLIKMEPRLHTPMYYFLSNLSFCDVCYSSTVSPKMLADFLSEQKRFSYSLCTIQMYSFGAFGDVECLMLAVMAYDRYVAICNPLLYTMVMSRRVCTQLVAIAYIVGLVDSAIHTCCTLRLSFCNSNIINHFFCDLPPLLALSTSDTSINEIVMFTFIGCVVGSSIVTVLLSYSYVMTTILRMKSAEGRQKAFSTCASHLTAVAIFHGTLLFMYFRPSSSYSMDTDKMASVFYTVVIPMLNPLIYSLRNKDVKGALNKAIDTNVCSG from the coding sequence ATGGCTGTTGAGAACTGCACTGTGTTCACTGACTTCATGCTCCTGGGACTTTCTGACAGACAGGAGGTGCAGCAGGGGCTGTTTGTGCTCTTTCTGCTGGTTTATGGCCTCACTGTGATTGCCAATCTAGGGATGATCCTGCTGATCAAGATGGAGCCCAGACTCCACACGCCCATGTATTATTTCCTGAGCAATCTGTCATTCTGTGACGTCTGCTACTCCTCCACTGTCTCTCCCAAGATGCTGGCTGATTTCTTATCCGAGCAAAAGAGATTTTCGTATAGTTTATGTACCATTCAGATGTATTCTTTTGGGGCCTTTGGAGATGTGGAATGTCTCATGTTGGCTGTCATGGCATACGACCGTTATGTAGCCATTTGCAACCCACTTCTTTATACAATGGTCATGTCCAGGAGAGTCTGTACCCAGCTAGTGGCCATTGCCTACATTGTCGGCTTGGTAGACTCAGCAATCCATACCTGTTGCACATTACGATTGTCATTCTGTAATTCCAATATCAtcaatcactttttctgtgaCCTCCCACCCTTATTAGCACTGTCCACCTCAGATACATCCATCAATGAGATAGTGATGTTCACTTTCATTGGCTGTGTTGTGGGGTCCAGCATCGTCACTGTGCTCCTGTCCTACAGCTACGTCATGACTACCATCCTTAGAATGAAGTCAGCCGAAGGGAGACAAAAAGCCTTCTCCACATGTGCCTCCCACTTAACGGCTGTGGCTATATTTCACGGCACACTCCTCTTCATGTATTTCCGTCCCAGCTCGAGTTACTCCATGGACACGGACAAAATGGCCTCTGTTTTCTACACAGTTGTCATCCCTATGTTAAACCCACTGATCTACAGCTTAAGAAACAAGGATGTGAAAGGTGCTCTGAATAAAGCAATTGATACTAATGTATGTTCTGGGTGA